CATAAATATTTCAACTCCAAGTCCTAAAGGTGTAAGCCATTCAACCTTTAAAGAATTTAATGTAAGTGAAAAAGGTGCTGTAATAAATAATGCAAAAAATATTGCAAGAAGTAGAATATCTGGATTAATAAATGGAAATAATAATATAAAAGACACAAGAGCAAAACTTGCACTTCTAGATGTAACAGGATTAGAAGAAAGTAAATTAAAAGGAATACTTGAAGCATTAAGTAAAGATAAATTAGATGTAATACTTTCAAATCCTAATGGAATAAC
This genomic stretch from Streptobacillus felis harbors:
- a CDS encoding filamentous hemagglutinin N-terminal domain-containing protein is translated as MNKTYALCLLLTSLFSYANITVDGKTNVYVEKSNSDVDIINISTPSPKGVSHSTFKEFNVSEKGAVINNAKNIARSRISGLINGNNNIKDTRAKLALLDVTGLEESKLKGILEALSKDKLDVILSNPNGITLDGASFLNIHNMALTTSKPIIENEEIKGYNKPKGNIKSLKELNTD